The genomic window TCGGCATCACCGAGGAGATGCTGACCAAGGGTGGCTATACCGTCACCACCACGATCGTCCCGAAGGTACAGGCGGCAGCGGAGAAGGCCGGTTCCCGGCTGAGCAAGACCTCCCCGCTGTACAACCGGTCGAAGAAGATGCAGGCCGCGGTGATCGGTATCGACCCGAAGACCGGTGAGGTCCTCGGCATGTACGGCGGGGACAACCCGACCGGCACCGACTACGCCGGTTACATGTCCGGTAACGGCGAGGGTGTCCTGGACAACGCCGGCCAGTCGCCGGGCTCGACCTTCAAGATCTACACGCTGGCGGCCGGTCTGAAGGAGGACATCTCCTTCGACACGGTCTGGGACGGCACGAAGGAGCGGAACGGCGGCGGCAAGATCAGCAACGCCGGCGCATCCGACGCCAACACCTGTAACGGCAAGATCTCCTTCTGTGACCTGCGGACCGGCACGATCAAGTCCTACAACTTCCCGTTCTACTGGATCGCCGACACCATCGGTCAGGACAAGGTCATCGAGGCGGCGCGAGACGCCGGCGTCCAGACCATGTGGACCGACGACGCCAAGAAGATCGACCTGAACGATGCCACCGCCGCCAAGATGAAGAGCAGCTTCGACAACGAGGTCGCGTTCGGTCAGTACCGCGTCGTTCCGCTGGAACACGCCGCGGGTGTGGCCACGATCGTCAACCAGGGCGTCAAGCACGACGCGCACTTCATCAAGTCGATCAGCCAGCGGGACTCCAAGACCGGTGCCAACAAGGTCATCTACACCGCTTCGCAGAAGGGCAAGCGGGTCTTCCCCGAAGACCAGATGGCCGGCCTGGCCGACGTGCTCAAGGAGATCGCGAAGAAGAAGCCGCTAGCCAACGGCCGCCCGTCGATCGGTAAGAGTGGCACCTGGGAAATCAAGGTCGACGGCAAGAGCCTGAGCGGTGACACCTGGTTCGTCGGCGGCATCCCGCAGCTCGCGGCCACCGTCTGGGTCGGTGGCTCGCAGGGCCGTATCGCCTTGAAGGAGACGAACGACGAGAACATGTTCGGGTCCGGCACGCCGATGTCGATCTGGAAGGAATTCCTGGACACCTCCGCCGAGGCGATGAAGTGGGACAACGAATCCTTCCCGCCCGGTGTCAAGACCGGCCAGGACGACAAGGGCAACGGTGTCAAGCCGGTCGAGGTCGAGCTGCCGGCCCAGGACAACTCGCAATACTGCACGGCGTTGCCGGATGAGCCGATTTGTCAGACGACCGGTAACGATGACGATGACGATGACACCGACACCGACGGTAACAACGGTGGTGGTAACGGCGGCGGCCCCGGCAACCGCTAGCAACCCGTCCTGAAGAACGGCGCCCCTCCCGTACGGGAGGGGCGCCGTTTTCTCATGAGGACCTGCCGGTCACCCCCGGCGGCCGCCGATGCGGCATGATGCCAAAGCATGAGCGCGCAACCGCCCACCGAACGGCCTGACGTCTCGAGTGCCACCTCGGACGGATTCGTGCGGGGACTCTCCCAAGCCATCGGCGGGCCGCTCGGCGAACACGCGGTGCCACCGGAGACCCGGCCCGGGCGGTTCTGGACCGCGCCGCGGATCGTGATGGCGCTGGCCTGCCTGATCCTCGCCTTCTCCTGGGTGCAGAAGTCGCCCTGCATGGACGGCAACTGGCAGAACAACACCCAGTACACCCGGTACTGCTACACCGACGTGCTGGCGCTCTACTACGCCGAGGGCATCAACGAGGGCAAGGTTCCGTACAAGGACCACGCGGTGGAGTACCCGGTCGTCACCGGCTACTTCATGGGCGCGCTGGGGCTGCCGGTGCACGCGTACGGCGAGAAGAACCCCCAGATCAACCAGGGCAGCTGGTTCTACAACATCAACGCCCTGGTGCTCTCACTCCTCGCGGTCGCCGCCGTGGCGGTGGTACTCGCGCTGCGCCGCCGCCGCCCGTGGGACGCGGCGATCCTCGCGCTCTCCCCGATCGTGCTGTTCACCGCCACCATCAACTGGGACTACCTGGCGATCGGCCTGTTCGCCTTCGGTCTCTTCGCGTGGGTCCGGCAGCGGCCGATCCTGGCCGGAGTCCTCTTCGGTCTGGGCGGGGCGGCCAAACTGTGGCCGCTGTTCATCCTCGGGCCGATCCTCGTCCTGGCCCTGCGGAACGGCCGGCTGCGCCCGTTCATCAGCGCCTTCCTCGCCACCGGTGTCACCTGGCTGCTGGCCAACCTGCCGGTCATGGTGCTGTGGCACGAGAGCTGGCTGCGGTTCTTCCGGCTCAACTCGGAGCGGCCGATCGACTGGGGCACGTTCTGGTACATCGGGCGTTACCTGGACGGCAAGTGGAACTCCGGTGCGAGCGGCGACCAGGGCCCGTTCCAGTGGCTGAGTGATCACATCCCGACACTCAACATCCTGTCGTACGCCCTCTTCGCTCTGTGCTGCCTGGCGATCCTGCTGCTCGGGCTGCTCGCCCCGCGCCGCCCCCGGCTCAGCCAGCTCGCCTTCCTGGTGGTCGCGGCCTTCCTGCTCTTCAGCAAGGTCTGGTCCCAGCAGTACGTGCTCTGGCTCCTCCCGCTGATCGTTCTGGCCCGCCCGAAATGGGGCGCGATCCTGGCCTGGACCCTCGCCGAGATCGGGTACCTGGCCGCGTTCTACGCAGAGCTGATCGGCGCCGGCGGCAAGTCGGTCATCCCGGAGGGCACCTTCGTGCTCGCCTCCACGTTGCGCCTGGTCACCGTCGCGGTCCTGGTCGGCCTGGTGGTGCGGGAGATCTGGCGGCCGGAACTCGACGACGTGCGGGTCAGTTACGACGGTGCCGACCCGGACGCCGGGCCCGTCGACGGCCCCGAACATCCCTGGGTCACCGGGTTGCGCCGGTTCTTCGGGATGGGACCCTCGGCGGAAGCGCCGCAGCCACCACCGCCGCCGGTCCATCAGGACGAACCAGCGCCGGTCGTCTAGGGCCTCAGTTCAGGTAGAACACCACGGCGTCGTCCAGGTCTTCGCGCCGGATGCCCAGGCTGTCCACCGGACGGTCGGTGGCCTCCTCCCACACCGTGCCCTCGGCCAGGTCGCGCAGCAGCAGGACCTTGGTGACGCCCATCGAGATCAGGTAGTCCGAACTCGCGGCGTCCGGGAAGTTGGCGACCCGGGCCCGGAGTTCGGTCTGCTGCTGAGCGGCGAAGCCGCCACCACCGTTGGCGACCTGCTGGAACCGCGACGTCGTCCACAACTGCACGGTCTGGTCGGTCAGCTCGGCGGTGGGCAGGACCAGCATCGGGCCGGGCACCGTGCGCATCGACACCGGCTGGGCCGGGACGATCGGATGTGCCGTCGCGTTCCAGCCCTCCAGGACGACCAGGACCAGTGGTATCAAGGTGGCCAGGCGCAGCCACGGCCCCGGCCACGGCGGGATCCGCTGGGCGGCGAACTGCTCGGTCCGGCGGACCAGGTCGTCGACGGCACCCGCGGCCAGGATCGCCAGCAGCAACGTCACCCAGAGCATCAGGCGGCCGGGGATGCGCTGGTCGAAGGAGGCCGGGAAGTGGCCGAACAACGGCAGATAGGTCCAGCGGCCGTCGAAGAAGCTCGTGCCCAGGGTGAGGATCACCGCGACCGCCAGGCCGGTGACCAGCGCCAGCCGGTGCCGGAGCCGCCAGACCGACAGGAACAGTCCGGCGACCGCCAGCGCGTACAGGGCGAAGCCGGGCAGCAGTGACATCTCGGCGGCCCAGCCCAGCGACTCCCGGGGGACAGCGTGTGCGGCGCCCCAGATCCGTGACTCGGCCGGTCCGATCAGCAGACTCCGCAGCGGC from Actinoplanes derwentensis includes these protein-coding regions:
- a CDS encoding glycosyltransferase family 87 protein, with translation MSAQPPTERPDVSSATSDGFVRGLSQAIGGPLGEHAVPPETRPGRFWTAPRIVMALACLILAFSWVQKSPCMDGNWQNNTQYTRYCYTDVLALYYAEGINEGKVPYKDHAVEYPVVTGYFMGALGLPVHAYGEKNPQINQGSWFYNINALVLSLLAVAAVAVVLALRRRRPWDAAILALSPIVLFTATINWDYLAIGLFAFGLFAWVRQRPILAGVLFGLGGAAKLWPLFILGPILVLALRNGRLRPFISAFLATGVTWLLANLPVMVLWHESWLRFFRLNSERPIDWGTFWYIGRYLDGKWNSGASGDQGPFQWLSDHIPTLNILSYALFALCCLAILLLGLLAPRRPRLSQLAFLVVAAFLLFSKVWSQQYVLWLLPLIVLARPKWGAILAWTLAEIGYLAAFYAELIGAGGKSVIPEGTFVLASTLRLVTVAVLVGLVVREIWRPELDDVRVSYDGADPDAGPVDGPEHPWVTGLRRFFGMGPSAEAPQPPPPPVHQDEPAPVV
- a CDS encoding transglycosylase domain-containing protein — translated: MGAAQVGGRASVGPPPIGGRASVSPGGGGPGGPGGPPGGGSGGSGGSGGRKPRNKADKKHRRANILTAAAAVLVIMLGVGIVGGTYFFDDIKLPQAEPEAQMNKILTSTNKVLEQTGSPRINVPPDQISKVMQDAVAAAEDNNFWDHEGIDFKGIMRAAWNNFTGGELQGASTITQQYARHVADEKDISYSRKLREAVIARKLESEYNKTQIMGMYLNYIDLGRGRYGAESAANGYFGTSVINGAKKPITIEQAAVLASIIKQPYATSTHQGYDPANNPTGALERWEYTMGKMYEMGAITKEQYDARKYPKALAPAKSSTNNVDGKPIGMVMRHVTYELHQLGITEEMLTKGGYTVTTTIVPKVQAAAEKAGSRLSKTSPLYNRSKKMQAAVIGIDPKTGEVLGMYGGDNPTGTDYAGYMSGNGEGVLDNAGQSPGSTFKIYTLAAGLKEDISFDTVWDGTKERNGGGKISNAGASDANTCNGKISFCDLRTGTIKSYNFPFYWIADTIGQDKVIEAARDAGVQTMWTDDAKKIDLNDATAAKMKSSFDNEVAFGQYRVVPLEHAAGVATIVNQGVKHDAHFIKSISQRDSKTGANKVIYTASQKGKRVFPEDQMAGLADVLKEIAKKKPLANGRPSIGKSGTWEIKVDGKSLSGDTWFVGGIPQLAATVWVGGSQGRIALKETNDENMFGSGTPMSIWKEFLDTSAEAMKWDNESFPPGVKTGQDDKGNGVKPVEVELPAQDNSQYCTALPDEPICQTTGNDDDDDDTDTDGNNGGGNGGGPGNR